In the Sphingomonas sp. LM7 genome, one interval contains:
- a CDS encoding homocysteine S-methyltransferase family protein, with protein sequence MTPREKLMAEAAKRILITDGAFGTEIQNWKLDEAAYAGNLGLSHDQKGNNDILALTMPEVPASIHRAYFEAGADIAETNTFSANRISQADYGAEHLVREINVESAKLARTIADEFEARDGRPRFVAGALGPTNKTLSLSPDVNDPGYREIDFDHLKDVYREQIDALVEGGVDFILIETVFDTLNAKAGIMAAIEAANDLGRDLPIMMSMTLTDLSGRNLSGHTVEAFWHAVRHAKPLTIGLNCSFGAEQLRPHVKTLSALCDTLIMVYPNAGLPNELGAYDEAPATTAGLVKEWADAGQVNVLGGCCGSTPAHIKAIADAVKDLPSRPIPVPEVRTRLAGLEPFTMAA encoded by the coding sequence ATGACACCACGCGAGAAACTGATGGCCGAAGCCGCCAAGCGCATCCTGATCACCGACGGCGCCTTCGGCACCGAGATCCAGAACTGGAAGCTCGACGAGGCGGCCTATGCCGGCAATCTGGGCCTGAGCCACGACCAGAAGGGTAATAACGACATCCTCGCGCTGACGATGCCCGAGGTGCCTGCCTCGATCCACCGCGCCTATTTCGAGGCGGGGGCGGATATCGCGGAGACCAACACCTTCTCGGCCAACCGGATCAGCCAAGCCGATTACGGCGCCGAGCATCTGGTTCGCGAGATCAATGTCGAGAGCGCCAAGCTGGCGCGGACTATCGCTGACGAGTTCGAGGCCAGGGACGGCCGTCCGCGCTTCGTCGCCGGCGCGCTCGGGCCGACGAACAAGACGCTGTCGCTGTCGCCCGACGTCAACGACCCGGGCTATCGCGAAATCGACTTCGACCATCTCAAGGATGTGTATCGGGAGCAGATCGACGCGCTGGTCGAGGGCGGAGTGGACTTCATCCTGATCGAGACGGTGTTCGATACCTTGAACGCCAAGGCCGGGATCATGGCGGCGATTGAGGCGGCCAACGATCTCGGCCGCGACTTGCCGATCATGATGTCGATGACGCTGACCGATCTTTCGGGACGCAACCTCTCGGGGCACACTGTCGAGGCGTTCTGGCACGCGGTGCGCCACGCCAAGCCGCTGACGATCGGGCTTAATTGCTCGTTCGGCGCGGAGCAGCTGCGGCCGCATGTGAAGACGCTGTCTGCGCTGTGCGACACGCTGATCATGGTCTATCCGAACGCCGGTCTGCCCAACGAGCTCGGCGCGTATGACGAGGCACCGGCGACGACCGCCGGGCTCGTCAAGGAATGGGCCGATGCAGGGCAGGTCAATGTGCTCGGCGGGTGCTGCGGCTCGACGCCTGCGCATATCAAGGCGATCGCGGACGCCGTGAAGGATCTGCCGTCGCGGCCGATTCCGGTGCCCGAAGTGCGGACGCGGCTGGCAGGACTCGAGCCGTTCACGATGGCGGCCTGA
- a CDS encoding ABC-F family ATP-binding cassette domain-containing protein, translated as MLNLTDITVRLGGRTIIDAATAKLPPKGRIGLIGRNGAGKSTLVKVIASQLEPDTGNVEMPRGAKLGYIAQEAPHGDATPFETVLEADVERATLLAESETSQDPDRLGEVYERLMAIDAYTAPSRAAQILVGLGFDEEMQHQPLDSFSGGWKMRVALAALLFSQPDMLLLDEPSNHLDLEAVLWLEDFLKSYPATILLVSHERDFLNNVVDHILHLDRGKLTLYPGGYDAFERQRAERQAQIASARAKQQAQREHLQEYIAKNSARASTAKQAQSRQKALAKMQPIAELLDDPTLTFDFPNPDELRPPLITLDLATVGYGETPILKRLNLRIDPDDRVALLGRNGNGKTTLARLLAAQLTPMEGAMNASGKMRVGYFTQYQVEELDREETPLQHMTSLMKGATQGAVRGQLGRFGFSGQKATTEVGKLSGGERARLALALITRDAPHMLILDEPTNHLDVDAREALIQALNNYTGTVVLVSHDRHMLEMTADRLVLVDQGTAKEFDGSLDDYIAFVLSKEGQGPKLSKADKKEARRLAAEAREKGTELRKVAKAAEAELAKLTGQRAAVELAMFDPSAADAALTRLTMTELMKRRAELSDKIDTAEAAWMEASEALEAIAD; from the coding sequence ATGCTCAACCTGACCGACATCACGGTGCGCCTCGGCGGGCGCACGATCATCGACGCCGCCACGGCCAAGCTGCCGCCCAAGGGCCGCATCGGGCTGATCGGCCGCAACGGTGCGGGCAAGTCGACGCTGGTCAAGGTGATCGCCAGCCAGCTCGAGCCCGATACCGGCAATGTCGAGATGCCGCGCGGCGCCAAGCTCGGCTATATCGCGCAGGAAGCGCCTCACGGCGATGCGACGCCGTTCGAGACGGTGCTCGAAGCCGATGTCGAGCGCGCGACGCTGCTCGCCGAGAGCGAGACCAGCCAGGATCCGGACCGGTTGGGCGAAGTCTATGAGCGGCTGATGGCGATCGACGCATACACCGCGCCGAGCCGCGCCGCGCAGATCCTTGTCGGGCTAGGCTTCGACGAAGAGATGCAGCACCAGCCGCTCGACAGCTTCTCGGGCGGGTGGAAGATGCGCGTGGCGCTCGCCGCGCTGCTGTTCTCGCAGCCCGACATGCTGCTGCTCGACGAGCCTTCGAACCATTTGGATCTCGAAGCGGTGCTGTGGCTCGAGGACTTCCTGAAGAGCTATCCGGCAACGATCCTGCTGGTCAGCCACGAGCGCGACTTCCTCAACAATGTCGTCGATCACATCCTGCATCTCGATCGCGGCAAGCTGACGCTCTATCCGGGCGGCTATGACGCGTTCGAGCGCCAGCGCGCGGAGCGCCAGGCGCAGATCGCTTCGGCACGCGCCAAGCAGCAGGCCCAGCGCGAGCATCTGCAGGAATATATCGCCAAGAATTCCGCGCGCGCTTCCACTGCCAAGCAGGCGCAGAGCCGGCAAAAGGCACTGGCCAAGATGCAGCCGATCGCGGAGCTGCTCGACGATCCGACGCTGACTTTCGACTTCCCCAATCCCGACGAGCTGCGCCCGCCGCTGATCACGCTCGATCTGGCGACGGTCGGCTATGGCGAGACGCCGATCCTCAAGCGGCTCAACCTGCGCATCGATCCGGACGATCGCGTCGCGCTGCTCGGCCGCAACGGCAACGGCAAGACCACGCTGGCGCGGCTGCTCGCGGCGCAGCTGACGCCGATGGAAGGCGCGATGAACGCCAGCGGCAAGATGCGGGTGGGCTATTTCACTCAGTATCAGGTCGAGGAACTCGACCGCGAGGAGACGCCGCTCCAGCACATGACCAGCCTGATGAAGGGCGCGACGCAGGGCGCCGTGCGCGGCCAGCTCGGGCGGTTCGGCTTTTCGGGACAGAAGGCCACCACCGAAGTCGGCAAGCTTTCGGGCGGCGAGCGCGCGCGGCTGGCGCTGGCGCTGATCACCCGCGATGCGCCGCACATGCTGATCCTCGACGAGCCGACCAACCATCTCGACGTCGATGCGCGCGAGGCGCTGATCCAGGCGCTCAACAATTATACTGGCACCGTGGTGCTGGTCAGCCACGATCGCCACATGCTCGAGATGACCGCCGACCGGCTGGTGCTGGTCGATCAGGGCACCGCGAAGGAATTCGACGGGTCGCTAGACGATTATATCGCGTTCGTGCTGAGCAAGGAGGGGCAGGGCCCCAAGCTCTCCAAGGCCGACAAGAAGGAAGCGCGCCGCCTCGCCGCCGAAGCGCGCGAGAAGGGCACCGAGCTGCGCAAGGTCGCCAAGGCCGCCGAGGCCGAGCTGGCAAAGCTGACCGGGCAGCGCGCGGCGGTGGAGCTGGCGATGTTCGATCCGTCGGCGGCGGACGCGGCACTGACCCGGCTGACCATGACCGAGCTGATGAAGCGCCGTGCCGAGCTGAGCGACAAGATCGACACCGCCGAGGCGGCGTGGATGGAAGCCAGCGAAGCGCTGGAAGCAATCGCCGACTAG
- the metH gene encoding methionine synthase — MNTTASSTSFVNIGERTNVTGSARFKKLVMAGDYAAAVEVALQQVEAGAQVLDVNMDEGLLDAHEAMTTFLKLIQAEPDIARIPVMVDSSKWDVIEAGLKCVSGKPIVNSISMKEGVDQFLEHARKCMAYGAAVVVMAFDEVGQADTKERKVEICSRAYDLLVGIGFPPEDIIFDPNVFAVATGIEEHNNYGVDFIEACREIKARCPHCHISGGLSNLSFSFRGNEVVRKAMHSVFLYYAIPAGMDMAIVNAGQLDVYDQIDPELRTAVEDVVLNKDPEAGDRLVALAEKYRGTDAVAEKQAAEWRGWEVSKRLEHALVKGIDAFVVEDTEECRLAFARPIEVIEGPLMDGMNVVGDLFGSGKMFLPQVVKSARVMKKAVAHLLPYIEAAKEPGAKGKGKIIMATVKGDVHDIGKNIVGVVLQCNGFEVVDLGVMVPWTRILEAANENDADMIGLSGLITPSLDEMVTVAEEMQRTGMTMPLLIGGATTSRVHTALRIEPAYKGPVVHVLDASRAVGVATTLVSETIRDDYVAKIAAEYEAVRVARAGRGQSELVPIDKARDNAFEADMKLKPGKPRMPGVHEFLDWDLEDLRKYIDWTPFFRAWELAGNYPAILEDKVVGESATSLFADAQAMLDKIIAEKWLTARGVAGLWPCRRQGDDIIVHVEDEVHYTLPMLRQQIAKREGRANMCLADFIDHDGDWIGGFAVGIHGIEPHLARFKNAIDDYSDILLKALADRFAEAFAERLHLFVRTSLWGYAEGEQLTNEALIKEQYRGIRPAPGYPACPEHSLKPILFKMLDAHKRTGISLTESFAMLPTAAVSGFYFGHPQAEYFGVARIGQDQLEEYATRRGIPLDLATRYLRPNLD; from the coding sequence GTGAACACCACCGCCTCCTCCACCAGCTTCGTCAATATCGGCGAGCGCACCAACGTTACCGGCTCGGCCCGCTTCAAGAAGCTGGTCATGGCGGGGGACTATGCCGCCGCGGTGGAAGTGGCGCTGCAGCAGGTCGAGGCCGGCGCGCAGGTGCTCGACGTCAACATGGACGAGGGTCTGCTCGACGCGCACGAGGCGATGACCACCTTCCTCAAACTGATCCAGGCCGAGCCCGACATCGCGCGAATCCCGGTGATGGTCGACAGCTCGAAATGGGACGTGATCGAGGCGGGGCTGAAATGCGTCTCGGGCAAGCCGATCGTCAATTCGATCAGCATGAAGGAAGGCGTCGACCAATTCCTCGAACATGCGCGCAAGTGCATGGCCTATGGCGCCGCAGTGGTGGTGATGGCGTTCGACGAGGTCGGCCAGGCCGATACCAAGGAGCGCAAGGTCGAGATCTGCTCGCGTGCCTATGACCTGCTCGTCGGGATCGGTTTCCCGCCCGAGGACATCATCTTCGATCCCAATGTGTTCGCCGTGGCGACGGGGATCGAGGAGCATAATAACTACGGCGTCGATTTCATCGAGGCGTGCCGCGAGATCAAGGCGCGCTGCCCGCACTGCCATATCTCGGGCGGGCTATCGAACCTGTCGTTCAGCTTCCGCGGCAACGAAGTCGTGCGTAAAGCAATGCACTCCGTGTTCCTCTATTATGCCATTCCCGCGGGCATGGACATGGCGATCGTCAACGCCGGCCAGCTCGACGTCTACGACCAGATCGACCCCGAGCTGCGCACCGCAGTCGAGGACGTCGTCCTCAACAAGGATCCCGAAGCCGGCGACCGGCTGGTCGCCCTCGCCGAGAAATATCGCGGCACCGATGCGGTCGCCGAGAAGCAGGCGGCCGAGTGGCGCGGCTGGGAAGTCTCCAAGCGGCTGGAGCATGCGCTGGTCAAGGGCATCGATGCGTTCGTCGTCGAGGATACCGAGGAATGCCGCCTGGCGTTCGCTCGGCCGATCGAAGTGATCGAAGGCCCGTTGATGGACGGGATGAACGTGGTCGGCGACCTGTTCGGATCGGGCAAGATGTTCCTGCCGCAGGTGGTCAAGTCGGCACGCGTGATGAAGAAGGCCGTGGCGCACCTGCTGCCCTATATCGAGGCCGCCAAGGAGCCCGGCGCCAAGGGCAAGGGCAAGATCATCATGGCCACGGTCAAGGGTGACGTCCACGATATCGGCAAGAACATCGTCGGCGTCGTCCTGCAGTGTAACGGCTTCGAAGTGGTCGATCTGGGCGTGATGGTGCCGTGGACCAGGATTCTCGAAGCGGCGAACGAGAACGACGCCGACATGATCGGGCTGAGCGGGCTGATCACCCCAAGCCTCGACGAGATGGTCACCGTTGCCGAGGAAATGCAGCGCACCGGGATGACCATGCCGCTGCTGATCGGCGGCGCGACGACGAGCCGCGTGCATACTGCGCTGCGCATAGAGCCGGCGTATAAGGGTCCCGTGGTGCATGTGCTCGACGCGTCGCGCGCGGTGGGAGTCGCCACAACTCTGGTCTCCGAGACGATCCGCGACGATTATGTCGCCAAGATCGCCGCCGAATATGAGGCGGTGCGCGTCGCGCGCGCTGGCCGGGGGCAGAGCGAGTTGGTGCCGATCGACAAGGCGCGAGACAACGCCTTCGAAGCGGACATGAAGCTTAAGCCGGGCAAGCCGCGGATGCCGGGCGTCCACGAGTTCCTCGACTGGGACCTCGAGGATCTGCGGAAGTATATCGACTGGACGCCGTTCTTCCGCGCCTGGGAGCTGGCGGGCAATTATCCCGCGATCCTAGAGGACAAGGTGGTCGGCGAGAGCGCGACGTCGCTGTTCGCCGATGCGCAGGCGATGCTCGACAAGATCATCGCCGAGAAGTGGCTGACTGCGCGCGGCGTGGCGGGGCTATGGCCGTGCCGGCGGCAGGGCGACGACATCATCGTCCATGTCGAGGACGAAGTGCACTACACGTTGCCGATGCTGCGCCAGCAGATCGCCAAGCGCGAGGGCAGGGCGAACATGTGCCTTGCCGACTTCATCGATCATGACGGCGACTGGATCGGCGGCTTCGCAGTGGGCATCCACGGCATCGAGCCGCATCTGGCGCGCTTCAAGAACGCAATCGACGATTATTCGGACATATTGCTCAAGGCGCTCGCCGACCGTTTTGCCGAGGCATTTGCCGAGCGGCTGCACCTGTTCGTGCGAACTTCGCTCTGGGGCTATGCCGAGGGTGAGCAGTTGACCAACGAGGCGCTGATCAAGGAGCAGTATCGCGGCATCCGCCCGGCGCCGGGCTATCCCGCGTGTCCCGAGCACAGCCTCAAGCCGATCCTCTTCAAGATGCTCGACGCGCACAAGCGGACGGGCATCAGCCTGACCGAGAGTTTCGCGATGCTTCCCACCGCGGCGGTCTCGGGCTTCTACTTCGGCCACCCCCAGGCCGAATATTTCGGCGTAGCGCGGATCGGTCAGGACCAGCTTGAGGAATATGCGACGCGGCGGGGCATCCCGCTCGATTTGGCGACCCGGTATCTGCGGCCGAATCTGGATTGA
- a CDS encoding alpha/beta fold hydrolase yields the protein MRMLMPLLALLTLTLPAKAQVPAYPATFQTQEIAVNGTTLHVRSGGKGPAVLLLHGYGETGDMWAPLAAALMHDHRVIIPDLRGMGLSVVAPGGYDKKNQAADMIALLDMLKVTQADVVAHDIGNMVAYALTVQNQKRVTRLVLIDAPVPGIGPWEEILKNPLLWHFRFGGPDMERLVAGRERIYLDRFWNEFSADPKHFDEASRAHYAALYARPGNMHAGFAQFAAFDQDATDNRGFLAAQGKLTMPVLALGGEKSFAGTMAVVMRAAATNVTEGVVPASGHWIMEENPDATVKLVTDFLAAK from the coding sequence ATGCGCATGCTGATGCCCTTGCTCGCCCTGCTCACCCTGACGCTTCCGGCCAAAGCCCAGGTCCCGGCCTATCCCGCAACATTCCAGACGCAGGAGATCGCGGTCAACGGCACCACGCTCCACGTCCGCAGCGGCGGCAAGGGCCCCGCGGTGCTGCTGCTCCACGGCTATGGCGAGACCGGCGACATGTGGGCGCCGCTCGCCGCCGCGCTGATGCACGATCACCGTGTCATCATCCCCGATCTCCGCGGCATGGGGCTCTCCGTCGTCGCCCCGGGCGGCTATGACAAGAAGAACCAGGCGGCCGACATGATCGCGCTGCTCGATATGCTCAAGGTGACGCAGGCCGACGTCGTCGCGCACGATATCGGCAACATGGTCGCCTATGCGCTCACCGTGCAGAACCAGAAGCGCGTGACCAGGCTGGTGCTGATTGACGCGCCCGTACCGGGCATCGGCCCGTGGGAGGAGATCCTCAAGAACCCGCTGCTCTGGCATTTCCGCTTCGGCGGCCCGGACATGGAGCGCCTCGTCGCGGGGCGCGAGCGCATCTATCTCGATCGCTTCTGGAACGAGTTCTCCGCCGATCCGAAGCATTTCGACGAAGCCTCGCGCGCCCATTATGCTGCGCTCTATGCCCGCCCCGGCAACATGCATGCCGGCTTCGCCCAGTTCGCCGCGTTCGATCAGGACGCCACCGACAATCGCGGCTTCCTCGCCGCGCAGGGCAAGCTGACGATGCCCGTCCTCGCGTTGGGCGGCGAGAAGAGCTTCGCCGGGACGATGGCAGTGGTGATGCGCGCCGCCGCGACCAACGTCACCGAAGGCGTCGTTCCCGCGTCCGGCCACTGGATCATGGAGGAAAATCCCGACGCCACCGTGAAGCTCGTCACCGATTTCCTGGCCGCCAAGTAA
- the metF gene encoding methylenetetrahydrofolate reductase [NAD(P)H] encodes MSIVDPLAAPLFADVAGDIEVSFEFFPPKSEKMEETLWESIQTLSPLGPRFVSVTYGAGGTTRERTHNTVARIARETAIPAAAHLTCVEATREEIDQVAEEYWAAGVRHIVALRGDPPRAGEKFVSHPGGYENAAALVAGLTRLHPFEISVAAYPECHPDSADATADIDNLKAKIDAGATRAITQFFFEPETFFRFRDDAAKAGITAEIVPGIMPVMNFASVQRMSAMCGTDVPVWMGKLFEGLDDHPAARQLVAATLAAELCRKLYAGDVRQFHFYTLNRAELSYAICHLLGLRPKVGAELVAA; translated from the coding sequence ATGAGCATCGTGGATCCGCTGGCAGCGCCGCTGTTTGCCGACGTGGCGGGCGACATCGAAGTGAGCTTCGAATTCTTCCCGCCCAAGAGCGAGAAGATGGAAGAGACGCTCTGGGAGTCGATCCAGACGCTGTCGCCGCTGGGACCGCGCTTCGTCAGCGTGACCTATGGCGCGGGCGGGACGACGCGCGAGCGGACGCACAACACCGTGGCGCGGATCGCGCGCGAGACGGCGATTCCGGCGGCGGCGCATCTCACTTGCGTCGAGGCGACCCGTGAGGAGATCGACCAGGTCGCCGAGGAATATTGGGCGGCGGGCGTGCGGCATATCGTGGCACTTCGCGGCGATCCGCCGCGCGCGGGCGAGAAGTTCGTCTCGCATCCCGGCGGCTATGAAAATGCCGCGGCGCTGGTCGCGGGGCTGACTCGGCTTCATCCGTTCGAAATCTCCGTCGCCGCCTATCCGGAGTGCCACCCGGATTCAGCCGACGCGACCGCGGATATCGACAATCTCAAGGCCAAGATCGATGCCGGTGCGACTCGCGCGATCACGCAGTTCTTCTTCGAGCCCGAGACGTTCTTCCGCTTCCGCGACGATGCCGCCAAGGCCGGGATCACCGCCGAGATCGTGCCGGGGATCATGCCGGTGATGAACTTCGCCAGCGTCCAGCGGATGTCGGCGATGTGCGGCACCGACGTGCCGGTGTGGATGGGCAAATTGTTTGAGGGATTGGACGACCATCCCGCGGCGCGGCAGCTGGTGGCGGCAACGCTCGCCGCCGAGCTGTGCCGGAAACTCTATGCCGGCGATGTGCGGCAGTTCCACTTCTACACGCTCAACCGCGCCGAGCTGAGCTACGCGATCTGCCATCTGCTCGGGCTGCGGCCGAAGGTGGGCGCGGAGCTGGTCGCGGCGTGA
- the alr gene encoding alanine racemase has protein sequence MTHSPLRLKLDGAALVDNWRLLRSLSHGAACGAAVKADGYGLGAREVVRRLAEAGCRDFFVAHWSEARALADLGVSVSVLHGVRPEDMADRPANSRPVLDTPEQVRRWQASGGGVCDVMVDTGMNRLGVSPEDISAGLLDGLEIETLMSHLACADEDVPLNDRQRTAFAALAGKTSAKRMSLANSAGIALGADYAFDLTRPGIALYGGRQRAAHDGIRQVVTPEAQILQRRGVRAGEIVGYNATFTAAEDTQVAVLNLGYADGYLRCFSGKGRARSGGVKLPVIGRVSMDLTAICVDAAPDLGEGDWVSLDYALPETAALSGLSQYELLTGLGARFDRRWF, from the coding sequence ATGACGCATTCTCCCCTGAGACTGAAGCTCGATGGCGCCGCACTGGTCGATAACTGGCGGCTGCTGCGAAGCTTGAGCCACGGCGCGGCATGCGGCGCTGCGGTCAAGGCCGACGGCTATGGGCTGGGCGCGCGCGAAGTGGTGCGCCGGCTGGCCGAGGCGGGGTGCCGCGACTTCTTCGTCGCGCATTGGAGCGAGGCGCGGGCGCTCGCCGATCTCGGCGTATCGGTGTCGGTGCTCCACGGCGTCCGGCCGGAGGACATGGCCGACCGGCCTGCGAATTCGCGGCCGGTGCTCGACACTCCCGAACAGGTGCGGCGCTGGCAAGCGAGCGGCGGCGGCGTATGCGACGTGATGGTCGATACTGGCATGAACCGGCTAGGCGTGTCGCCTGAGGATATTTCGGCAGGGCTGCTCGACGGGCTCGAGATCGAAACGCTGATGAGCCATCTCGCCTGCGCGGACGAGGATGTGCCGCTCAATGACCGCCAACGCACCGCGTTCGCTGCGCTCGCCGGAAAAACCTCGGCAAAGCGGATGAGTCTCGCAAATTCGGCAGGCATCGCCCTCGGCGCGGACTATGCCTTCGATCTGACCCGCCCAGGAATTGCGCTCTATGGCGGCCGCCAGCGTGCCGCGCATGACGGCATCCGCCAGGTGGTGACGCCAGAGGCGCAGATCCTCCAGCGGCGGGGCGTGCGCGCGGGCGAGATCGTCGGCTACAACGCCACCTTTACCGCGGCGGAGGATACGCAAGTGGCGGTGCTCAACCTGGGCTATGCCGACGGCTATCTCCGCTGCTTCTCAGGCAAGGGCCGCGCGCGATCCGGCGGCGTGAAATTGCCGGTGATTGGGCGGGTGTCGATGGACCTGACCGCGATTTGCGTCGATGCCGCGCCAGATCTGGGCGAAGGCGATTGGGTGTCGCTCGATTATGCGCTGCCGGAGACGGCGGCGCTTAGCGGATTGTCGCAATATGAATTACTGACCGGGCTCGGCGCGCGGTTCGATCGGCGCTGGTTCTAG
- a CDS encoding cupin domain-containing protein, which produces MRTLLALAGLLAVAPAPSEIRLTPAEVAALPQIGAVAGTSGLAGVETRVLSGDPTKPGLFAIEIKVPPNTRIAAHSHKDERTATVISGMWHFGYGPKADDSLRKPLPPGSFYTEPAGVAHFARTGAEGAHVYITGYGPTDTVYAEPAGITN; this is translated from the coding sequence ATGCGCACGCTGCTCGCGCTCGCCGGCCTGCTTGCCGTCGCGCCTGCGCCAAGCGAGATTCGCCTCACCCCCGCCGAGGTCGCCGCTTTGCCCCAGATCGGCGCGGTCGCCGGCACTTCGGGCCTCGCGGGAGTCGAAACCCGCGTGCTCAGCGGCGATCCGACCAAGCCGGGCCTGTTCGCGATCGAGATCAAGGTCCCGCCCAACACCCGCATCGCCGCGCACAGCCATAAGGACGAACGCACCGCGACGGTCATCTCGGGCATGTGGCATTTCGGCTATGGCCCGAAGGCCGACGACAGCCTGCGCAAGCCCCTGCCCCCCGGCAGCTTCTACACCGAGCCCGCCGGCGTCGCGCATTTCGCGCGCACCGGCGCCGAAGGCGCGCATGTCTACATTACCGGTTACGGCCCGACTGACACCGTTTATGCCGAGCCGGCGGGGATTACGAATTAG
- a CDS encoding MFS transporter: MASVAQDAPAEPSAKEMRLVISASSLGTVFEWYDFFIYGTLAASGIIGRTFFPAGNEVLQTLLAWAGFAVGFGFRPLGAVLFGYLGDKLGRKYTFLVTITLMGVATAGVGLVPSYAAIGMAAPVVIILLRIAQGLALGGEYGGAAIYVAEHSPAGRSGFHTSFIQASVVGGFILSLAVVLISKFALADVWDSWGWRVPFLFSILLLAISLWMRLKLSESPVFKAMKEAGETAANPFVESFTYPGNGKRLFVALFGISAGLTVIWYTSMFSVLSFLAGPMRLDPTAAQLITGGSAIIGMGFFLFFGHLSDRIGRKIPIVAGYALTLVLLFPLFWVIGSAANPGLAEAARHAPVVVSGPQCGYDPFSANQADECGKLLDHFSKKGVAYTTVKAPAVTVSVGGLPVADTRPAGLDAALATAGYDLAPSVPPAGNIAIIVVAILGLMALSGATYGPVAALLSEMFPSRIRYSSMSIPYHIGTGYFGGFLPLISQYIVARTGDPYAGLWYTFAVVAMALAVTAWGLQETVALRKARR, translated from the coding sequence ATGGCCAGCGTAGCGCAGGACGCGCCCGCCGAACCGAGCGCCAAGGAGATGCGGCTGGTGATCAGCGCATCGTCGCTGGGCACCGTGTTTGAATGGTACGACTTCTTCATCTACGGGACGCTCGCCGCTTCGGGGATCATCGGACGGACTTTCTTCCCGGCGGGCAATGAAGTGCTCCAGACCCTGCTCGCCTGGGCGGGGTTCGCCGTGGGGTTCGGGTTCCGGCCACTCGGCGCAGTGCTGTTCGGCTATCTCGGGGACAAGCTCGGGCGCAAATACACGTTCCTCGTCACGATCACGCTGATGGGCGTGGCGACCGCGGGCGTAGGGCTGGTGCCGAGCTATGCCGCAATCGGCATGGCCGCGCCGGTGGTGATCATCCTGCTGCGCATCGCGCAGGGGCTGGCGCTGGGCGGCGAATATGGCGGCGCGGCGATCTATGTTGCCGAACATTCGCCCGCCGGACGCTCGGGCTTCCACACCAGCTTCATCCAGGCGAGCGTGGTCGGCGGGTTCATTCTCAGCTTGGCGGTGGTGCTGATCTCCAAATTCGCGCTGGCGGACGTGTGGGACAGCTGGGGCTGGCGGGTGCCGTTCCTGTTCTCGATCCTGTTGCTCGCCATCTCGCTGTGGATGCGGCTGAAGCTTTCCGAGAGCCCGGTGTTCAAGGCGATGAAGGAAGCGGGCGAGACTGCGGCCAACCCGTTCGTCGAGAGCTTTACCTATCCCGGCAACGGCAAAAGGCTGTTCGTTGCCTTGTTCGGCATCTCGGCGGGGCTGACGGTGATCTGGTACACGTCGATGTTCTCGGTGTTGTCGTTCCTCGCCGGCCCGATGCGGCTGGACCCGACTGCGGCGCAACTGATCACGGGCGGCTCGGCGATCATCGGCATGGGCTTCTTCCTGTTCTTCGGCCATCTGTCCGACCGGATCGGGCGGAAGATCCCGATCGTCGCCGGCTATGCACTGACCCTCGTGCTGCTTTTCCCGCTATTCTGGGTGATCGGCAGCGCGGCCAATCCCGGGCTTGCGGAGGCGGCGCGCCACGCCCCGGTGGTCGTGTCGGGTCCGCAATGCGGCTATGATCCGTTCTCGGCCAACCAGGCCGACGAATGCGGCAAGCTGCTCGACCATTTCTCGAAAAAAGGCGTCGCCTATACGACGGTCAAGGCGCCCGCGGTCACGGTATCGGTCGGGGGCCTGCCGGTCGCCGATACGCGCCCGGCGGGGCTAGACGCGGCGCTGGCGACGGCGGGATATGATCTCGCGCCAAGTGTGCCTCCCGCTGGCAACATCGCCATCATCGTGGTCGCGATCCTCGGGCTGATGGCATTGTCGGGCGCGACCTATGGCCCGGTGGCGGCGCTGCTCTCGGAGATGTTCCCGTCGCGCATCCGCTACAGCTCGATGTCGATCCCCTATCATATCGGCACGGGCTATTTCGGCGGATTCCTGCCGCTGATCAGCCAGTATATCGTCGCGCGGACCGGCGATCCCTATGCCGGGCTATGGTACACCTTTGCCGTGGTGGCGATGGCGCTGGCCGTGACTGCCTGGGGGCTGCAGGAGACAGTGGCGCTGCGCAAGGCCAGACGCTAA